TaagtgacttgttaagcacatttttactactGAATTTATTTTAGGCTTATCATAATCAAAAGAGTTGAATACTTACTTatagactcaagacatttcagcttttcatttgtattaatttgtcaacatttctgaaaacataGTTccacatggggtattgtgtgtcggccAGTGGCACAACttctcaatttaatacattttaaattcaggctgtaaaataactaaatgtggaaaaagtcaaggggtgtgaatactttctgaaggcactgtacatcaaaCAATGTTTTCTTTACTAAAACTAACAACTTAGATTATTACTAAAGTAAGTATTGTATACGACATGGAAGAAAGACAAGATGCATGTGACTTGAAAATCACAGATAAATATTTCAGAGTATATCTTTGCATTTCACAAAATCAATCCTTTAATCAATGTATCAATATTCACTcatcataacacattcatactaCAGGAATCAATGTATCAATATTCACTcatcataacacattcatactaCAGGAATCAATGTATCAATATTCACTCACCATAACACATTCATACTACAGGAATCAATGTATCAATATTCACTcatcataacacattcatactaCAGGAATCAATGTATCAATATTCACTcatcataacacattcatactaCAGGAATCAATGTATCAATATTCACTcatcataacacattcatactaCAGGAATCAATGTATCAATATTCACTcatcataacacattcatactaCAGGAATCGATGTATCAATATTCACTcatcataacacattcatactaCATATTCATCTCTCATGTACAGGTTTAGTACAGGGACACATACAATAATGTGTCCATGGATGTTTTTTTTTGATCTGCTGAAATTGATGTTAAATCCCATCGAGCAAAAAATGCATTACCTCGTATATGAAGTCATGCATTACTTATTCAATATTAACACGATTAGATACATTATAAATGATATTGATTACACGACACAGAGAGAGTAGCACATTTCATACTATACCTTCCATACTAGTAATAAGTGGTTGTTTGATTAAAAAGGGAGTAATGAAATTATAATGGTTGCACTTGTTAATTTAGAAAAAAACTAAGTTCAACACAACTGAATGTTCCTCTCATAACCCCATATGTTTGTATTTATATCAGAGTAAAAACCATGAAAAGCTAAATAGATTTTGTGCAAAATATCAAACTGTATTATTGTATTTCACATCAGACTCATGTTACTTAAATGCATCTGAGGTCTCTCTGTGATTGGAtgaactctcatctctctcatccctcGGGTTGACACCCAGCAAATAGACAGAGGGTCTTTGCTTGTGCTTTTTCTTTTTTTCCACATGGGGATTGAAGAGGCGACTTATCGTATGCAAGCCTTTGGAGAGGTCTGGGAAGATATCTAGCTCCTCCCTTTCCGCTTGGAGAACTTCCTGGGGCTGGACCTTAGTTTCACCAAGCAGCTCCCTCACCTCAGAAGAAATCCCTTTGCGCAGGTAGTGATATGGCTTCTTTCCACAATTGTCCCTTATATTCACATCCGCTCCGTATTCATGCACCAGCATGGCCAACACAAACTCCTGGTCATGTAAAGCAGCAATGTGCAGTGGCGTGTACCCTCCATATGTTCTGGCATTGACGTCGAGGTCCATTCCACCTTGCCTGGATATGTTGATGATACTACCCACCATCTCACTGTTACCACACTTGGCTGCCCAGTGAAGGGCTGTGAAGCCGGACATGAAGTCCTTCTTCTCTGccagctgtgtgtctctgaggaGCAGGCCGTACACTCGTCTCCAGTGTCCAGCAGCAGACCTCACCAGCCACTCATGCTCTGCCTCTTCCAGGGGGACTGTGGATGTGTACTTGGGCTCCTCAGAAGGATTGGTGATCTTGACAGCCCTCCTTGGTAGCGGAGAGCTTAAACCCACACTCATAGTGGATGGTCTTCTCTTGGTTCTAGAGGAGCTGTGTGCATCCTGGTCAGTGGATCCAGCTCTCCTTGGAGGGCCATCGTCATCCTCAGATTTGAGTTTATGGATCTCTACTCTGGCCAAGTTTGGAGGCATTCGTAAAGGCAGTGCAAATGGCTTCTGCACACTAGGGTTCTTTGTCTTCCCAGGATACACAGCCCCCCCAGAGGAGATATATTCTCTCTGCGCATCAGAAGTATGGTCTATGTTGAAATTCAGTGACCTTTTTGGTTTGAAATCAACTTTTTCTTTAAATGCCAGCTCTATAATTGAATGCATGTCACTGTCATTTGAGACACATTCACCGACACTTGTAATAACAGGTTCTTGGACATTCTCAGAACTTATCTCACTTCCTCCATTTTGAGAATGTGCATTGTTCTCGCTGTTCCATACAGGTGAGGGTTCACCTGGCTCGGGGACCTCTTCACTTTCAGACTTTTGAACATCCTCTGTTTCTTGTATCAAATGCTGATATTTTTTCTTTAGTACAATATACCTGACATTTTCAATTTCTTTCACGACAGCAACAGTGTTCACAAACCTTTTGAATAGATCCCTGTTCTGTTTCTTCTCTGCGGGATCAGTGCAGTTCAAGGAATCTTTGAATTTAGTCAGCAACTCGGAATTCTTCAACTTCCCCCCTTCTTCTATCAACAGCGAGATAATAGCTTCTTGAGTGAAATCCATTTTGAGCACCCTACAACCAAAAGTGAAAAGTCTTATCGTACATATAATCCGCGATACCTGTCAGAAACTATACCTTCGCCCTACCTGCAGTTTCCGGTGAAACGTGGAATTAATTTGAATAATGTGTGCAGACTTCTGTCTTCGGGCGGTGCTCAGAGGTGTCTGGGGCAGTAGCCTGTAATCGTCTAACATTAACTGTTACTGTAGCTAACAAAAAGTGACCATTCTCATATTTATTTCACATATCATATGCATAGAATGATAAACATTGATACAATTATGCGTTACAATATTTTAGGAAAAGGTGATACAATGTTTCAAAAACAGTAGAAATGCCAGGTTACACTGTTTCAAGACCTCAGACCTGGCTCACATTACTTTTTCTGAAGTGGTGTAGAATGCGAGTTATCGTTTTTAGGCAATATATTTTAGGGTTCATGTCTCGATATTCACTAAAAGTAACATTTTGTAACTCAATATAGTTTAATCGTTTTTAAAGTAGCCAAAACAAAACGTTGACTTTAAAAAGGCAGCTAAGGCTCTGCAAACTACAAATCCCATGAGCGACCTGCGAGGCAATATAGTTCATCGATGGCTTTTCATATCATCAGCGCGTAAACGTCAATGGTACAGTATTGCAAATTGTCAAATATGATTTAATTACAACCGTAAGAACGTTCGATATTTTCAGAGCGCAGTCCTGTCCTTCTGGATTGTGTAGCTCCGAAGGCAAATGGGAGTTTCCAGGAAGTAGCCATATTGGAAGCGCAATCAAGCTTGTTCCACTGTGTCAGCTAGtttacagagagagtgagacgagGGCAGTTTCCTTTCGCCCAGATCGGCATTAAAACGCATACATTTCGCACCATGGCTGCTACGGACGTAGACATATTTTCTGTAAGTACACACTGATATAATGTTCCGACTATTAGTAATACACAGAATTATAAAGTACATTCTAATTATTCCTGGAAGTGTGGACTATCAATAGGGATTCACGTTGGTTGGTCCTGATGGGGTTCTGCTCAGGACATGGATTATTAATTATTTGCGAGTTTCTGAATGAATAGGCCTACATATAGGCCGTCGATAGTTATTACCGGCAGTATAAATGTGCATTAGTATCATTCCTCATTGAGTTGCATAAACTGTTTATTGGTGCTCACATATTCTACCACCGTATGGCAGAGACAATTGTAGTTTTCCCAAAGTCTCCTATGTCAAGCATTTAGCCTACCCCACACCGGCTACAATATAGCAACATTGTTTTACTAACCATTAGTTGGTTTTATGTTTTACATGgttccttttgaaaaacaaaggTGTTGACTTGTGGTTACATTGTAACTTCCTGTTTAAGCAGTCTAAAATGATGCTTATAGGCTAACCAACGTACTTAACTATGTCAACGTTGTGATGGAGATTTAACTGCTATTTACAGCAAGCCAGTCTAATAATTTGAAGTAGAAAACAAGGTTGGCATCTTTCTGTTCAGTAATTCAAAATACTCAGAACATAGCCATTTTGATGATTTTTTTTCTCCACTTTATTTTTGTTCATCGTTTAATTtaaccttatttaactaggcaagtcgtttaagaacaaattattatttacaattacggcctaccccagccaaactgGGGCTCTCTGTTCATTGTGACTGGTTTTTGATAGTGAGGATGTCTGGTTGAACACAGCAGGGTGCACATAGCTATGGGAAACAATCAATGTGTCCAAACAAAAGGAGTAGTAGGAGTGCATCGATTGTATTCTACTATAGAGATCTATTTTGGCcttcatttttttatttgttattttacatGTAAGTTGactaagaacacattctcatttgcagcaacgacctggggaatagttacaggggagaggagggggaagaatgagccaattgtaaactggagatttttaggtgactgtgatggttagattgggaatttagccaggatacCGGGGTAAACATCTCTACTCTTaggataagtgccatgggatctttaatgacctcggagtcaggacacctgtttaacgtcctatccgaaagacggcacccgacacagggcaatgtccccaatcactgccctggagcattgggatattattttttttagaccagaggaaagagtgccttctactggccctccaacaccacttccagcagcatctggtctcccatccagggatggaccaggaccaaccctgcttagcttaagaagcaagccagcagtggtatgcagggtggtatgctgctggtaacAAATGAACAAACGAACGAACTAATTAATGAatgaattaatgaatgaatgaattaattaACGAATGAATTAACGAATGAATGAACGAATGAATGAATGCTGTAATGAATTGCCCATAGCAGCTGTAGCATGTTTGATTCTTACTGACCCCTAATAACATCAGCTGTATCATGAGGCCTACATGATATTCTTGCAATTAGAGCCACATTGATTGTTGCTTATGAGCTTTATTGCCACAATATTCCTTGGAACTTAACTTCATTTTGCTTTAAATTTGTCTAATTATGGCTTTATTGATGCATATGATACTAGATTCAAAGATATGTGAAGTACCACAAGTTAGTGTGAGATCTTTGACATGAGACAATCTCTAAAGAAAATCATCCGCTTAGAAAACTGGTACCATTATTGTCTTGGAAATGTACTATTTCTTTGACACTCGTATGTATATCCCCATGATGTTTCAAACAGTCTCTGGATAAAGATTGTGAGGACAGCTTCTTGTTGTTGCGTCATCAGTCTTATATTTACCACAGGACAGTCTGGAGGCAGGGCTGTCACATCCACTGTCGGAAAACATGGATTATTTCAGGCTGTGTGTATTGGGAGTCAGTGATCTGTGTTGTCCTGTGGAGGCCACCACTCCCCCTCTGATGTTATAGCTGCACATGTACTCCAATGAAAATGTGCTTTGTGACCTGCGTTATAATTCTCTCTATTTGTATTTTGTGACACCTACAGATTGGTGTGCTTCTGTCTCATAAAATGGCCTCTGCTGGCTCCTGTCTTGTTTCTGTTTTTCCTGTTGGGCAGAGGCGTGTGACGGGAGACAGACTGAGAAGTTGCtgccagacagacagctctgtgcaCGAGTGTGTTTGATCAAATGAAAAGATGgacttctcttccctctctttccttggATGCCTGGTGCCATGCGATGACCACAATCTTAACCATCTACATATGTACTGGCAAAAAATAAAACACGTGTTAAGATTTCTCCATTAGACTATGGAGCAGTaggagcagcagcagtagtagtagtagcactagtagtagtagtagtagtagtagcactagtagtagtagtagtaccagcactagtagtagtagtagtaccagcactagtagcagcagcactagtagcagtagtagtagtagtagcagcactagtagtagtagcagtagcactagtagtagtagtagtagcagtagtagtagtagtagcagcagtagtagtagtagtagtagtagcagcactagtagtagcagcagcactagtagtagtagcagcactagtagtagcagcagcactagtagcagtagtagtagcagcactagtagtagtagtagtagcagcgcTAGGAGCAGcagcactagtagtagtagtagcagcgcTAGGAGTAGCAGCGCTAGGAGCAGCAGCACTAGTAGCAGCATcagcactagtagtagtagcagcactagtagtagtagcagcactagtagtagtagtagtagcagcgcTAGGAGCAGCAGCACTAGTAGCAGCATcagcactagtagtagtagcagcactagtagtagtagtagcagcactagtagtagtagcagcagcactagtagtagtagcagcagcagcactagtagcagcagcagcactagtagtagcagcactagtagcagtagtagcagcactagtagcagtagtagcagcactagtagcagtagtagcagcactagtagcagtagtagcagcactagtagtagtagtagtagcagcactagtagtagcagcagcactagtagtagtagtagtagcagcactagtagtagcagcagcactaGTAGCAGcactagtagtagcagcagcactagtagtagtagtagcagcgcTAGGAGTAGCAGCGCTAGGAGCAGCAGCACTAGTAGTAGCAGCACtaggagtagtagtagcagcactagGAGTAGTAGTACCAGcactagtagcagtagtagtagcagcactagtagtaacagcagcactAGTAGCAGCACTAGTAGCAGcactagtagcagcagcagcactagtagcagcagcagcactagtagtagcagcactagtagtagtagtagcagcgcTAGGAGCAGCAGCGCTAGGAGCAGCAGcactagtagcagcagcagcactagtagcagcagcagcactagtagcagcagcagcactagtagcagcagcactagtagtagtagtagcagcgcTAGGAGCAGCAGCGctaggagcagcagcagcactagTATTAACAGAAACACTAATAGTAGCACTAGTAGCAGCACTAGTAGcactagtagcagcagcagcacgagtagtagtagcagcagcagcactagcagcagcacagcagcactaTTAGCAGCAGCAATTTCAGCACCAGCACTATCAGTAGTAGCAGCACCAGCACTAGCAGCAGCACTTTTAGGACTAGCAGTAGCACTAGTAGTAGCAGCACTAGCGGCACTAGTAGCAGCAGCGGCACTAGTAGCAGCAGGACTAGCAGCAGCAATTTCAGcactagtagtagcagcagcacgaGCAGCAGTAGCAATGTCAGCACTAGCAGTAGCAGCAATAGCATtaacagcagtagcagcagcatagcagtagtagtagcagcagcactagtagcagtagtggtagatGCAGCAtgagcagtagtagcagcagcactaGCAGCAGCAGCACTAGCAGCAGCACCagcgtagtagtagtagtagtagtaatataatataatataataatatatgccatttagctgacgcttttatccaaagcgacttacagtcatgtgtgcatacattctacgtatgggtggtcccgggaatcgaacccactaccctggcgttacaagcgccatgctctaccaactgagccacagaaggaccacagcagtagtagtagggacggcagcagtagtagtagtggtggtagtagtagtgacagcAGTAGAATTAGTAGTGGTGACAGCAGTAGAATTAGTAGTGGTGACAGCAGTAGAATTAGTAGTAGTGAGGGTAGCAACACTAGAAGTAGTAGCAGCACtggtagatgtagt
The Oncorhynchus keta strain PuntledgeMale-10-30-2019 chromosome 11, Oket_V2, whole genome shotgun sequence genome window above contains:
- the sowahab gene encoding ankyrin repeat domain-containing protein SOWAHB, yielding MDFTQEAIISLLIEEGGKLKNSELLTKFKDSLNCTDPAEKKQNRDLFKRFVNTVAVVKEIENVRYIVLKKKYQHLIQETEDVQKSESEEVPEPGEPSPVWNSENNAHSQNGGSEISSENVQEPVITSVGECVSNDSDMHSIIELAFKEKVDFKPKRSLNFNIDHTSDAQREYISSGGAVYPGKTKNPSVQKPFALPLRMPPNLARVEIHKLKSEDDDGPPRRAGSTDQDAHSSSRTKRRPSTMSVGLSSPLPRRAVKITNPSEEPKYTSTVPLEEAEHEWLVRSAAGHWRRVYGLLLRDTQLAEKKDFMSGFTALHWAAKCGNSEMVGSIINISRQGGMDLDVNARTYGGYTPLHIAALHDQEFVLAMLVHEYGADVNIRDNCGKKPYHYLRKGISSEVRELLGETKVQPQEVLQAEREELDIFPDLSKGLHTISRLFNPHVEKKKKHKQRPSVYLLGVNPRDERDESSSNHRETSDAFK